The window TGACATTCTGGGATTATTTAGAAACTGAAGTTAAACACtgattaaaaattattgaaatctCATTGCATTTGTGTGTTTCTCTTACAATCTCTATGCAGATCCTCCAAATGGAACTCCGGAGATACACATGAAGCTGGGTACGATGCTTTTATGACAGGATGTGTATTTGCTCAAGCATGTGATCTTATGGGAATTGATTTTGTAGATCGTTCAACTTCCGAAAATTTGCTTGGCAATGAGATATTGCAAAAGCACATCAATCGTCTGTATTTGAGTTGGGCCAGAGGAGATATTATTGATCTAAGCACTGGTAACCAAGTGACTGAGTCTTTCACGACTAGAAAGCATAGAGCGAAAGTATCTTTTCAGAACATTGTTCTAATCTGGGGATTTCCCACCAACCTTACTGCAAGAAAGATCAAAGCTTGCATCTCTAAAGCTTTCGGCCAGACCAATGTCTCTAGTGTCAACCATTTAGATGAAAGTGCTGTGTTTGTGCAGTTTACAAAGCCAGAAATGGTTTCCGAATTTCTCGACTTAAAGGAGAAGCTGGAGAAGCGTGATGATCCATTATCAGTTTTGCATCCTCTCACTGAACTTTTCGATGTTAGGACCACTCATGCTGCAGGCTACGAAGCATACAAGAAAATTTGCAGCTCTCCCATGTCCAAACACTTGTTTTCTGATCAGGCAGAGGCAGTTGGGATTAACCGAAAGACGACATCGATAAAATCTGAGGAAAAAAGGAGCCGGATGCACCAAGCTGTTGAAACTACTGAAATACAGGGAACGGAGGTGGAAGCAAATGATCTAAGCAACACTAACTACCACAGTTTACGATCTTCTTCAATGTAAACTCAAAATGTATcgggtttcttttttctttttgcaaattGGGATTGTACATTGCATATTTATGGAAAATGAAAGCCTAATTTGTAATAGTGGGATAGTTAAGCAGAAACCACCAATATAGAGTTCAAATAGATTGTATTGAACTCCCCTTCAGTTTCTAGATACTTGAAAACTACATGTTGGCAACACTTGTGTGATAAAccaataaaagaatttaacaaTCAGGCgcaagaaaaaatacaaaaaagttatTACTTTTCAGTCTATTTGGACAATGGTTGGCCTTGAAGTTTCCCACTCTCCTCCACCTTCTTCCTCTATTATAATGTCATCCACGGTCAGTGAAAAGCCACAAGAAAATGTAAGACTAGGCTTCATTTTAGGCACTAACGCTGGCTCTGCCTCGTTGTTGAGAATCTGTAGGACCTTCCTCATTGAAGGTCTTGTCGAGCTATCTGGGTTTGCACAGCTTAATCCAACAAGTAACAACTTCTTCATTTCGTCTTCCTTGAACTCCCCATTCAATCTGCTATCAGCTGCTTCAATGATCTTGCCTTGAGAATGCAATCCCCAAACCCAATCTACCAGGTTGACCATCTTTTGAGTACCTGGTTCTCTTTCAATCGGCCTCCTCCCACACGCTACTTCAAGGATAACCACACCGTAGCTGAACACGTCAGTTTTCTCAGTTGCTTTCCCATATTGAAGATACTCAGGTGCAAGATATCCCATTGTTCCTGCCGTTAGAGTTGAAACCGGGCTCTTGTCATGATCCATGAGCTTTGCCAATCCAAAGTCGCCCAATCTCGCATTGAAGTTCCCATCGAGTAGTACGTTACCCGTCTTTATATCTCTGTGGATGACTTGCTGCTCACATTCCTGATGTAGATATGTCAGCACAGACGCCAATCCAACAGCAATATTGTACCTGTGAGACCAGTTTAACAAGCTAGCTTCACTAGATTCCTGGTAAAGCAGCTTATCGAGGCTCCCGTTCGGCATAAAGTCGTAAACAAGAAGCAGTTCACCTTTCTCAACACACCAACCTTGGAGCTGAACCAAATTCTTGTGCCTCAACCGAGCTATGATCGACAACTCGGCAAGGAACTCGGTCTTCCCTTCGTGGGAATGCTTCGATCTTTTAACCGCAGAAATGTTTCCGGATGAGATGCAAAAAGCTTTATAGACAGTCCCAAAAGCCCCATTGCCAATGATCCTACTTGAATGAAATCCTTTTGTGGCTGTCTTTAGTTCTTTGTAACTAAACTCTCTAGGACCTGTCAAAAGCTCTGCCTTGATGCTTTTCTGAGTCCTAATCCTCCTCCATTTCATAAGtgaaaagaaaccaaaaacagCAATCACAGCACAAAAAAAAGCCGGTCCGGCGATCCCAAGACCTAATCCGAGCCTACTGTGACGACCGTTGCCAGAATCAGATAAAGAAATATTAGGAGAAACAATCACAGAGCTATCAGAAACATTATGAGGGTTAAATCTAGGCCTAGCAGAAACGAACCCAGAAGTATTAAAAGTCCAATTCTCAATCAAATGAAGCTCAGTACTCCCTTCAGTCGACCCCGAAAACCCAACAAACATAACCTCCTTAAGATAGCTCGAAAGATCGATACCGACGTCAAGAAGCGCCTTAGAAGGTTTCAAACTAGAATTACTCAAGAAAACCCTCAACCTACATTCCTCATTCTTGTACTCAATCCAAGCCGTAATCGACTTCCCACTCTTGAGATTAACACCTTGACTAGCAGGATTAGCTGTCTTGATCGAAATCAAGCTCTCAATGTCGAAGCCAACATGATGAGCATTCGGATCCTTAAAGACAGAATCAAGCCGTGTATCAAATTCAACGGCGAGAAACTTGTTCTTGGTCAATTGGGAAGAATTGACGAGACCCAAATACCCGCCTGGGCTGCCGAGAGTCTGATTATCGGGGGAGAGGAAAAAGGATAGACCGTCTCCGGAGGAAGTGGGGTTGATGTTGGTGATGGAGAAAGAGAATCTTGTAGAGAAAGAAGCAGTAAAGTTAGCATCGGCGTCGTAAAATCCGATGGGTTTGTTGTAAATTACGGTGCCGGCGCTTGAAGAAGGAACTCCGAGCTCTTTAGTGAGACCAATGACGCCATCTCGGAGATGGGAATCGCCAAGGAGAGTCAGGTTTCTGATATTGAAAGAAGTAAAATCGAAGCCGATACACTCTGTTCTTGGGGTAGTGAAGATAAGGAGAAAAAGAGTGAGAGGAAGGATAATTTTGGGAGTCATTGAAAAGGAATTAAGGAACCGGAAATGGGTTTTCAAGAACTGAGAGGATTGAATTGAAGAATTTCAATGTTCttgattgaaagaaaatggagtttAAACGGTTAGAAATGGGGCTTTGAAAATAATGCAAAAAGAGCAGAGTATGGCAACGGTAATGATGGAAGAAGAGAACAGGAAAACGACGTCGTTTGGGTCAAAGTATGACCAATGTGATAATAATGtattatattaaagtttttattataatgttttttgtgtcagtaataaataattattctgATTTGTTGAAtgaggaaataaaaataaagaaaaaaacatttttgatgatatctattttcaattttgtaaatactaaaatatgtTCTAAACTTTTAGGTAATCCACCATTGGTCCTTACAATTACGTCCatctgaaaacaaaaaattaacaaacatcctccaaatttagaaattaaatttcagTCTTTAGAAGGATAATTAGTCATCAAATTGTTCAATAAATATAGTCTTTAAATTGGATGATTATGTCTATATAGATTCAAAACTTGATAAACTCTTTTACTTAGTTATCACCATGATTTTGGGCAATCTAATCTTTACCAATAAGACAACAGATTGAGAGAATAATGATGTCTATTTAACAAAGTTGACTAACATGACACAATATGGCAAACAGCtaaaaggagaaaaggaaGTGGaaaattaggaagaaaaaaagagtgaaCATGTGCCAAATAAACATAATCTTTCTATCTaacaatttattcaatttaatacTTTAAgcgaaattaaatttaatccttccaaattatgtattttttttatttaattaggttAATGGAAATCTGAATACCAAAAGATTGTGAGTGGAAAatctttatagaaaaaaatgaggtATGAGTGATTTGTGCGCCAATTGgaacttttagaaaattacaAAGGCATCCCTCATGTGACCCAATAGGGCAATACCAATAGGGACCAAAAGGCAAATATAATTGTACGGTCATATAGCCGTTGTAAATGAACAATTGTGGGAAATGGGTCCAACCTGCAATTTCTCCACTTTCCCAtgtctattattttcttccataaatCTAAGTCTTTAGCTCCAAATTTGGAACTTTGGGTcatgtttaatttatagtaaaacttagtcttacttttttttttttctttttaaaaatacctcATACCtataaacaacaacaaatacaaataaatagaatTCATTTTTTAGATCACATTAATAGACACTATTATGTGTTTTCTAACTTCTCTGTTAGCTTATGTTACAAAATATCGATAACCCATGTTGAAAAGGTCCTTGTCATGCTTGAATTCAACTATTTTGTTGCTAGTTGTTCGAGAAAAAATCTAATACATTCTTAATCGAGTCctcttttagaaatttatat of the Cucumis sativus cultivar 9930 chromosome 3, Cucumber_9930_V3, whole genome shotgun sequence genome contains:
- the LOC101209797 gene encoding probable L-type lectin-domain containing receptor kinase S.7, whose amino-acid sequence is MTPKIILPLTLFLLIFTTPRTECIGFDFTSFNIRNLTLLGDSHLRDGVIGLTKELGVPSSSAGTVIYNKPIGFYDADANFTASFSTRFSFSITNINPTSSGDGLSFFLSPDNQTLGSPGGYLGLVNSSQLTKNKFLAVEFDTRLDSVFKDPNAHHVGFDIESLISIKTANPASQGVNLKSGKSITAWIEYKNEECRLRVFLSNSSLKPSKALLDVGIDLSSYLKEVMFVGFSGSTEGSTELHLIENWTFNTSGFVSARPRFNPHNVSDSSVIVSPNISLSDSGNGRHSRLGLGLGIAGPAFFCAVIAVFGFFSLMKWRRIRTQKSIKAELLTGPREFSYKELKTATKGFHSSRIIGNGAFGTVYKAFCISSGNISAVKRSKHSHEGKTEFLAELSIIARLRHKNLVQLQGWCVEKGELLLVYDFMPNGSLDKLLYQESSEASLLNWSHRYNIAVGLASVLTYLHQECEQQVIHRDIKTGNVLLDGNFNARLGDFGLAKLMDHDKSPVSTLTAGTMGYLAPEYLQYGKATEKTDVFSYGVVILEVACGRRPIEREPGTQKMVNLVDWVWGLHSQGKIIEAADSRLNGEFKEDEMKKLLLVGLSCANPDSSTRPSMRKVLQILNNEAEPALVPKMKPSLTFSCGFSLTVDDIIIEEEGGGEWETSRPTIVQID